The following coding sequences are from one Thermostaphylospora chromogena window:
- a CDS encoding carbohydrate ABC transporter permease: MAVQAPATRPAAVRRAGRTPRRRGGYRLYLLPSAILFLLVIVVPFLMNVGTSFTRWSGVGTPRWIGLDNYVRLFGDAVFWASFRNNILLIVAMAIVPTIIGLIIAVALFDYIGKRFGARPASLLRAAYYLPQVLPVAVAGVVWGWMLHPSYGALNQILESVGLGALAQNWLGDPDLALATVMAVMVWFQIGYPIVIFMAGLQRVDPALYEAAEIDGASWWRRFWHITIPQIRQEIFVVLLTCTIAALKVFGPIFVLTGGGPGRATMVPSYFSYVNFFERADVGYGSAIATVLAIIIVVVTVFFLRFQDRSEGEAR, encoded by the coding sequence ATGGCTGTACAGGCTCCGGCGACCCGCCCGGCGGCGGTGCGGCGCGCAGGGCGCACGCCGCGGCGGCGCGGCGGCTACCGGCTCTACCTGCTGCCCAGCGCGATCCTCTTCCTCCTGGTGATCGTGGTGCCGTTCCTGATGAACGTCGGGACGAGCTTCACCCGGTGGAGCGGCGTGGGCACCCCGCGCTGGATCGGGCTGGACAACTACGTGAGGCTGTTCGGCGACGCCGTCTTCTGGGCGTCGTTCCGGAACAACATCCTGCTCATCGTGGCGATGGCGATCGTGCCGACGATCATCGGCCTGATCATCGCCGTGGCCCTGTTCGACTACATCGGCAAGAGGTTCGGCGCCCGCCCGGCGAGCCTGCTGCGCGCCGCCTACTATCTGCCGCAGGTCCTGCCGGTCGCGGTCGCGGGTGTGGTGTGGGGATGGATGCTGCATCCGTCCTACGGCGCGCTGAACCAGATCCTGGAGTCGGTCGGCCTCGGCGCTCTGGCGCAGAACTGGCTCGGCGACCCCGACCTCGCGCTGGCCACCGTGATGGCGGTCATGGTCTGGTTCCAGATCGGGTACCCGATCGTCATCTTCATGGCCGGCCTGCAGCGGGTGGACCCCGCGCTGTACGAGGCCGCGGAGATCGACGGCGCGTCGTGGTGGCGGCGCTTCTGGCACATCACGATCCCGCAGATCCGCCAGGAGATCTTCGTGGTGCTGCTGACCTGCACGATCGCCGCCCTCAAGGTGTTCGGCCCGATCTTCGTGCTGACCGGCGGCGGCCCGGGACGGGCCACGATGGTCCCCTCCTACTTCAGCTACGTCAACTTCTTCGAACGGGCCGACGTGGGGTACGGCTCCGCCATCGCCACCGTGCTCGCGATCATCATCGTCGTCGTCACGGTCTTCTTCCTGCGCTTCCAGGACCGCTCCGAGGGGGAGGCCCGATGA
- a CDS encoding ribosomal protein L7/L12, with the protein MSTVELLILAVILLLVVGVLLRIAAKSSASRTTPESRQAADPPGRRSAPTDLGVRVRELVERDRIIEAIKVVREETGLGLAEAKRAVEAVKAGKPAPLPRPVPLSPALTARVSELTGRGRVIEAVKVVREETGLGLAEAKRIVEAVERGAPPAGAPPQLDGDLATRVRELKAAGDTERAVQLVRGETGMDHAEAVAFVDALQHTGPKNADAD; encoded by the coding sequence ATGTCGACGGTGGAGCTGCTCATTCTCGCGGTGATCCTGCTGCTCGTCGTCGGAGTGCTGCTGAGGATCGCCGCGAAGTCGAGCGCGAGCCGCACCACACCGGAGAGCCGTCAGGCGGCGGACCCGCCCGGGCGGCGTTCCGCCCCGACCGACCTGGGGGTCAGGGTCCGGGAGCTGGTGGAGCGCGACCGGATCATCGAAGCGATCAAGGTGGTGCGCGAGGAGACCGGCCTCGGCCTCGCCGAAGCCAAGCGGGCGGTGGAAGCGGTCAAGGCCGGCAAGCCGGCGCCCCTGCCGCGACCGGTTCCGCTGTCACCCGCGCTGACCGCCCGGGTGAGCGAGCTGACCGGCCGCGGCCGGGTCATCGAGGCGGTCAAGGTGGTGCGCGAGGAGACCGGCCTCGGCCTCGCCGAAGCCAAGCGGATCGTGGAGGCGGTCGAAAGGGGCGCACCACCGGCGGGCGCGCCGCCGCAGCTCGACGGCGATCTCGCCACCCGCGTGCGGGAGCTCAAGGCGGCCGGTGACACCGAGCGGGCCGTCCAGCTCGTGCGCGGCGAGACCGGCATGGACCACGCCGAGGCGGTCGCCTTCGTCGACGCGCTGCAGCACACCGGGCCGAAGAACGCCGACGCCGACTGA
- a CDS encoding response regulator codes for MTVIRVLLVDDQALIREGLRKLLEVEEDVEVVGEAADGETALALVPVCRPHVALIDARMPGMSGVELIVRLAAEHSEVASLVLSTFDEDEYVFGALRAGARGYLLKGASPEELITAIHQAYRGLAVLDGPVARRVVEELRRLPAPRADLPGRELLSAREIEVARLIAIGATNREIATRLRITEGTVKNHVSSMLRKLGLRDRTQLALYLTGS; via the coding sequence ATGACCGTGATCCGGGTGCTCCTCGTGGACGACCAGGCGCTGATCAGGGAGGGCCTGCGCAAGCTCCTGGAGGTCGAGGAGGACGTCGAGGTGGTCGGCGAGGCGGCGGACGGGGAGACCGCGCTCGCCCTGGTGCCGGTGTGCCGCCCGCACGTGGCGCTGATCGACGCCCGTATGCCGGGGATGAGCGGTGTGGAGCTGATCGTCCGGCTCGCCGCCGAGCATTCCGAGGTCGCCTCGCTCGTGCTCAGCACGTTCGACGAGGACGAGTACGTCTTCGGCGCGCTGCGCGCGGGAGCGCGCGGCTACCTCCTCAAGGGCGCCTCGCCGGAGGAACTGATCACCGCGATCCACCAGGCGTACCGGGGGCTGGCCGTGCTCGACGGGCCGGTGGCCCGGCGGGTCGTGGAGGAGCTGCGCCGGCTGCCGGCGCCGCGGGCGGATCTCCCGGGCCGGGAGCTGCTGTCCGCCAGGGAGATCGAGGTGGCCCGGCTGATCGCGATCGGCGCGACCAACCGGGAGATCGCCACCCGGCTGCGCATCACCGAGGGCACCGTCAAGAACCACGTCTCCAGCATGCTCCGCAAGCTGGGCCTTCGTGACCGCACCCAGCTCGCCCTCTACCTAACCGGTTCCTGA
- the yicI gene encoding alpha-xylosidase, producing MADPPELPVRARGEGGLSALTRAELVSAEESGVTLKGVTGAEETLVVHVSAAGEGVIRVKLAQDADARTRSARVIRMVTPGGYPDARVETGDGEVVVDAGSVRAEITLNPWNMRFTDANGRLLVAQDPGHVDISGRLRTLPFGRSMVDGTPVAYHESFAAPPDEAFTGFGESFTPLDKRGQRPLMWNFDAFGAESQRAYKNVPFYMSSRGYGIVVDSGMPVEFDVCQSTHSCVQIIVPDDLIDYYVLAGPSPADVLRRYNALTCAPLLPPKWAFGTWISSGFFVDTQERVMNRARVIRERNIPCDVLHLDCFWQVKGHWSDLRWDRDNFPDPDAMLRELAEMGFKVSLWMNPYVSHLSPDFPEAAKKGYFLKNQDGEVYVADCWHGSYPACGIIDFTNPEAVAWFQGLLRPLLEQGVSVFKTDFAEGVPADAVAYNGMSGTELHNVYTLLFNDAVAEVTREVAGHGMVWARSSFLGGQRHSAQWGGDTYASYTAMGSTLRGGLAHGLSGVPFWSHDAGGFTGTPTPDLYVRWAQFGALSPLVRFHGTTSREPWEFPEHAERGAVAAIRLRYRLMPYLYTAAVESAETGAPMMRALCVDYPEDPVAWQADLQYMLGRDLLVAPMISAEGTRQVYLPAGRWVDYWTEEEYEGGRYIRVTTPLDRIPLFVRYGALIPTTEPADTVGDGPFGDITLVGYGADEGSSATIADVNGRTTVETTRDGDTLRFTVRGPARIRGVQNVRTPVEIQLR from the coding sequence GTGGCTGACCCGCCGGAGTTGCCGGTGCGGGCGCGCGGGGAGGGCGGCCTGTCGGCGCTGACCCGGGCGGAACTGGTGTCGGCCGAGGAGTCCGGGGTGACGCTGAAGGGGGTCACCGGGGCGGAGGAGACCCTCGTCGTGCACGTGTCCGCCGCGGGCGAAGGGGTGATCCGCGTCAAGCTGGCCCAAGACGCCGACGCCCGTACCCGTTCCGCGCGCGTGATCCGCATGGTCACCCCCGGCGGCTACCCGGACGCGCGCGTCGAGACGGGCGACGGCGAAGTGGTGGTCGACGCCGGATCGGTCCGTGCCGAGATCACCCTGAACCCCTGGAACATGCGGTTCACCGACGCGAACGGACGGCTGCTCGTCGCGCAGGACCCCGGCCACGTGGACATCAGCGGGCGGCTGCGCACGCTGCCGTTCGGCCGCTCCATGGTGGACGGCACGCCCGTGGCGTACCACGAAAGCTTCGCCGCGCCGCCGGACGAGGCGTTCACCGGTTTCGGCGAGTCGTTCACCCCGCTGGACAAGCGCGGGCAGCGCCCGCTGATGTGGAACTTCGACGCCTTCGGCGCGGAGTCGCAGCGCGCCTACAAGAACGTCCCGTTCTACATGTCCAGCCGGGGCTACGGGATCGTGGTGGACAGCGGCATGCCGGTGGAGTTCGACGTATGCCAGTCCACCCACAGCTGCGTGCAGATCATCGTCCCCGACGACCTCATCGACTACTACGTCCTGGCCGGGCCGTCCCCGGCGGACGTGCTGCGCCGCTACAACGCGCTGACGTGCGCCCCGCTGCTGCCGCCGAAATGGGCCTTCGGCACGTGGATCTCCTCGGGGTTCTTCGTGGACACCCAGGAGCGGGTCATGAACCGCGCCCGCGTCATCCGAGAGCGGAACATCCCCTGCGACGTGCTGCACCTGGACTGCTTCTGGCAGGTCAAGGGGCACTGGTCGGACCTGCGCTGGGACCGCGACAACTTCCCCGACCCCGACGCGATGCTGCGGGAACTGGCCGAGATGGGCTTCAAGGTCAGCCTGTGGATGAACCCGTACGTCTCCCACCTCAGCCCCGACTTCCCCGAGGCCGCGAAGAAGGGCTACTTCCTCAAGAACCAGGACGGCGAGGTGTACGTCGCCGACTGCTGGCACGGCAGCTACCCCGCCTGCGGCATCATCGACTTCACCAACCCCGAGGCCGTGGCCTGGTTCCAAGGGCTGCTGCGTCCGCTGCTGGAGCAGGGCGTCTCGGTGTTCAAGACCGACTTCGCCGAGGGCGTGCCCGCCGACGCGGTCGCCTACAACGGGATGAGCGGCACCGAGCTGCACAACGTCTACACGCTGCTGTTCAACGACGCGGTCGCCGAGGTCACCCGCGAGGTCGCCGGGCACGGCATGGTGTGGGCCCGCTCGTCCTTCCTCGGCGGTCAGCGCCACTCCGCCCAGTGGGGCGGCGACACCTACGCCAGCTACACCGCCATGGGCAGCACGCTGCGCGGCGGCCTGGCGCACGGCCTGTCCGGCGTGCCGTTCTGGAGCCACGACGCCGGCGGCTTCACCGGCACGCCAACGCCCGACCTGTACGTGCGCTGGGCGCAGTTCGGCGCCCTGTCGCCGCTGGTGCGCTTCCACGGCACCACCAGCCGCGAGCCGTGGGAGTTCCCCGAGCACGCCGAGCGGGGAGCGGTGGCGGCGATCCGGCTGCGCTACCGGCTCATGCCGTACCTGTACACCGCCGCCGTGGAGTCGGCGGAGACCGGAGCGCCGATGATGCGCGCGCTGTGCGTGGATTACCCGGAGGACCCGGTGGCCTGGCAGGCCGACCTGCAGTACATGCTCGGCCGCGACCTGCTGGTCGCCCCGATGATCTCCGCCGAGGGCACCCGGCAGGTCTACCTGCCCGCCGGAAGGTGGGTGGACTACTGGACGGAGGAGGAGTACGAGGGCGGGCGCTACATCCGGGTGACCACGCCGCTCGACCGCATCCCCCTGTTCGTACGGTACGGCGCGCTCATCCCCACCACGGAGCCGGCAGACACGGTGGGCGACGGGCCGTTCGGCGACATCACGCTGGTCGGCTACGGCGCCGACGAGGGCAGCAGCGCCACGATCGCCGACGTCAACGGGCGCACCACGGTCGAGACCACGCGCGACGGGGACACCCTGCGCTTCACCGTACGGGGTCCCGCGCGGATCCGCGGGGTGCAGAACGTCCGCACCCCGGTCGAGATCCAGTTGAGGTGA
- a CDS encoding carbohydrate ABC transporter permease, translated as MTAPARAARPSARRPGPGGWAVLASLVVLAVAMLLPFAIVVLNAVKSPADYSSNGPLTPPAELYFQGIIDFWNRVDFGLKLWNSFVISGSVAILAVILSVLNAYALGIGRVKGRMWIMVVFLVANTLPQEALAYPLYYLAKEVGLYNTRTAVIIIFTAIQAAFGTYLLSSVLGAFPREILEAAEIDGAGRWRALWRIVVPISRPTISVLLIFFFIWTWNEFFLPMILLTGNDNQTVPVALGVLQGQRMMDVTTSSASALLGIIPAVAFFLIFQRTLTRGVTVGAIK; from the coding sequence ATGACCGCGCCCGCCCGCGCCGCCCGCCCGTCCGCCCGCCGGCCCGGTCCCGGAGGCTGGGCGGTCCTCGCCTCGCTCGTCGTGCTCGCCGTCGCGATGCTGCTGCCGTTCGCGATCGTCGTGCTCAACGCGGTCAAGTCACCCGCGGACTATTCGAGCAACGGTCCCCTGACGCCGCCCGCCGAGCTGTACTTCCAGGGGATCATCGACTTCTGGAACCGCGTCGACTTCGGCCTGAAGCTGTGGAACAGCTTCGTCATCAGCGGATCGGTGGCGATCCTCGCGGTGATCCTGTCGGTGCTGAACGCCTACGCGCTGGGCATCGGACGGGTCAAGGGCCGCATGTGGATCATGGTGGTCTTCCTGGTGGCCAACACGCTGCCGCAGGAGGCCCTGGCGTACCCGTTGTACTACCTGGCCAAGGAGGTCGGCCTCTACAACACCCGGACCGCGGTGATCATCATCTTCACCGCGATCCAGGCCGCTTTCGGCACCTACCTGCTGTCCTCGGTGCTCGGCGCCTTCCCCAGGGAGATCCTGGAAGCGGCTGAGATCGATGGCGCGGGCCGGTGGCGGGCGCTGTGGCGGATCGTGGTGCCGATCAGCCGGCCCACCATCTCGGTGCTGTTGATCTTCTTCTTCATCTGGACGTGGAACGAGTTCTTCCTGCCGATGATCCTGCTCACCGGCAACGACAACCAGACCGTGCCGGTCGCGCTCGGCGTGCTGCAGGGACAGCGGATGATGGACGTCACGACCTCCAGCGCCTCCGCCCTGCTGGGCATCATCCCGGCGGTCGCGTTCTTCCTGATCTTCCAGCGGACCCTCACCCGGGGCGTCACCGTCGGCGCGATCAAGTGA
- a CDS encoding beta-galactosidase, giving the protein MDWVEGFTELCYGGDYNPEQWPEEVWHEDVALMREAGVNLVTLGVFAWSRLEPEPGRYDFGWLDRVLDLLHAGGIRVDLATPTASPPPWFSIVHPDALNIRHDLVRLTHGSRDTYCVSAPPYRQASVRIARALAERYRDHPALAMWHVHNEYGTWCHCDHVARSFRAWLQREYGTLAAVNDAWNTSFWSQHYSAWEQIMPPRATQYLPNPGQVLAFRRFLSDEMLAHFRAQRDVLRELTPGVPVTTNFVFGGWTPVNQWDWARETDLVAIDHYPAAGGAAAAEETAFAADLARSWAGGRPWLLMEQAPGMIHTPGRMISKRPGETIRHSLQHVARGSRGAMFFQWRASRGGAEQWHAGMVPHAGPDSRVFREIVELGRTLRTLGAHPGWADARVAAEVAIVWDPRAWWALESPGLPSADLDYLESVRQAHRVLYRHGVTVDFVPPSGDLSPYRAVLVPSLYLIADADARAMGDYVRGGGTLVVSYFSGVADEHGRARLGGHPGAFREVLGVRVEEFHPIGEPVELSTGDRGTAWSEHVRLTGAEAVATYRGPHPTGAELDGLPAVTVHRYGAGRALYLSTRLDDAGYARLLARAGLALSPADGLEVVRRTAPGEDWLFAVNHAERERELAAHGRDLLTGAAVEGGVSIPPGGHALLRLAGDQEPQTGV; this is encoded by the coding sequence ATGGACTGGGTCGAGGGCTTCACCGAGCTGTGCTACGGCGGGGACTACAACCCCGAGCAGTGGCCGGAGGAGGTGTGGCACGAGGACGTGGCGCTGATGCGTGAGGCCGGGGTGAACCTGGTCACGCTCGGCGTGTTCGCGTGGTCCCGGCTGGAGCCGGAACCCGGCCGCTACGACTTCGGCTGGCTCGACCGGGTCCTGGACCTGCTGCACGCCGGCGGCATCCGGGTGGACCTGGCCACGCCGACCGCGAGCCCTCCCCCCTGGTTCTCCATCGTCCACCCCGACGCGCTGAACATCCGCCACGACCTGGTGAGGCTCACGCACGGCAGCCGGGACACCTACTGCGTGAGCGCGCCGCCGTACCGGCAGGCGTCGGTGCGGATCGCGCGGGCCCTGGCCGAGCGGTACCGCGACCACCCGGCCCTGGCCATGTGGCACGTGCACAACGAGTACGGCACCTGGTGCCACTGCGACCACGTCGCCCGCTCCTTCCGTGCCTGGCTCCAGCGCGAGTACGGCACGCTCGCCGCGGTGAACGACGCGTGGAACACCTCCTTCTGGAGCCAGCACTACTCCGCGTGGGAGCAGATCATGCCGCCGCGCGCCACCCAGTACCTGCCCAACCCGGGCCAGGTCCTGGCCTTCCGCCGCTTCCTGTCCGACGAGATGCTCGCCCACTTCCGCGCCCAGCGGGACGTGCTGCGCGAGCTGACCCCCGGCGTCCCGGTGACCACCAACTTCGTCTTCGGCGGCTGGACGCCGGTGAACCAGTGGGACTGGGCGCGCGAGACCGACCTGGTGGCGATCGACCACTACCCGGCGGCGGGCGGCGCGGCGGCGGCCGAGGAGACCGCGTTCGCCGCCGACCTGGCCCGCTCGTGGGCGGGGGGACGGCCCTGGCTGCTCATGGAGCAGGCCCCCGGCATGATCCACACGCCCGGCCGGATGATCTCCAAACGGCCGGGCGAGACGATCCGGCACAGCCTGCAGCACGTGGCGCGCGGCTCGCGCGGGGCGATGTTCTTCCAGTGGCGGGCCTCCCGCGGCGGGGCCGAGCAGTGGCACGCCGGGATGGTGCCCCACGCCGGGCCGGACTCGCGGGTGTTCCGCGAGATCGTCGAGCTGGGCCGTACCCTGCGCACGCTCGGCGCCCACCCCGGCTGGGCGGACGCGCGGGTCGCGGCCGAGGTGGCGATCGTCTGGGACCCGCGGGCGTGGTGGGCGCTGGAGTCCCCCGGCCTGCCCTCCGCCGACCTCGACTACCTGGAGTCGGTACGGCAGGCGCACCGCGTGCTCTACCGGCACGGCGTCACCGTCGACTTCGTGCCGCCGTCCGGCGACCTGTCGCCGTACCGGGCGGTCCTCGTGCCGAGCCTCTACCTGATCGCCGACGCCGACGCCCGCGCCATGGGGGACTACGTGCGCGGCGGGGGCACGCTGGTGGTGTCGTACTTCAGCGGCGTGGCCGACGAGCACGGCCGCGCCCGCCTCGGCGGGCACCCCGGGGCGTTCCGCGAGGTGCTGGGCGTGCGCGTGGAGGAGTTCCACCCGATCGGCGAGCCGGTGGAACTGTCCACCGGCGACCGCGGGACCGCGTGGAGCGAGCACGTCCGCTTGACGGGCGCCGAGGCCGTGGCGACCTACCGCGGCCCGCACCCCACGGGCGCGGAGCTCGACGGCCTGCCCGCCGTCACCGTGCACCGCTACGGCGCGGGCCGCGCGCTCTACCTGTCCACCCGCCTCGACGACGCCGGGTACGCCCGGCTGCTCGCCCGCGCCGGTCTGGCGCTCTCCCCCGCCGACGGCCTGGAGGTGGTACGGCGCACCGCTCCCGGCGAGGACTGGCTGTTCGCCGTCAACCACGCCGAGCGGGAGCGCGAGCTTGCGGCCCACGGCCGCGACCTGCTCACCGGCGCGGCGGTCGAGGGCGGCGTGTCCATTCCGCCGGGCGGCCACGCCCTGCTCCGCCTCGCCGGCGATCAGGAGCCGCAGACCGGCGTCTGA
- a CDS encoding CPBP family intramembrane glutamic endopeptidase encodes MRSAAKILTRPVWATLITIVIMFTAVFGGSLPFISLVNREVPLTRLLPALGIAVLALTLVYLYRRFVTGEPWSGVGLTLRWSAVGEALLGVAAGMAAILVTSLVSVALGVAQWRGFDEASLAYLPLSLLIATLNQAFPEEMLFRGHLWHTLSASLSPRTVMIATSLAFGALHIISSSPATGIGERLLYVVSAVALGFACGAARARTGAVWAAAGVHAGLHYGFRIFPLQEIHYDVQLLVQTVSLTLAGLAFLLIRAPRSRPAPVKAG; translated from the coding sequence ATGAGATCCGCAGCCAAGATCCTCACCCGGCCGGTCTGGGCCACCTTGATCACGATCGTCATAATGTTCACCGCGGTGTTCGGCGGCTCCCTGCCGTTCATTTCACTGGTGAACCGCGAGGTCCCCCTCACGAGGCTGCTCCCCGCGCTGGGCATCGCCGTGCTCGCCCTGACGCTGGTCTACCTGTACCGGCGGTTCGTGACCGGCGAGCCGTGGTCGGGAGTGGGGCTGACACTGCGCTGGTCGGCCGTTGGCGAGGCGCTGCTCGGCGTGGCCGCGGGCATGGCGGCGATACTGGTGACGAGCCTGGTGTCGGTCGCGCTCGGCGTGGCGCAGTGGCGCGGCTTCGACGAGGCGTCCCTGGCGTACCTCCCGCTGTCCCTGCTGATCGCCACGCTCAACCAGGCGTTCCCGGAGGAGATGCTCTTCCGCGGTCACCTGTGGCACACGCTGTCGGCGTCGCTCTCCCCGCGCACCGTCATGATCGCCACCTCGCTGGCCTTCGGCGCCCTGCACATCATCTCCAGCAGCCCGGCGACCGGGATCGGCGAGCGGCTGCTCTACGTCGTCTCCGCCGTCGCGCTCGGCTTCGCCTGCGGGGCGGCCCGGGCGCGCACGGGCGCGGTGTGGGCGGCGGCCGGCGTCCACGCGGGCCTGCACTACGGCTTCCGGATCTTCCCCCTCCAGGAGATCCACTACGACGTCCAGCTCCTGGTGCAGACCGTGTCGCTGACCCTGGCCGGGCTCGCCTTCCTGCTCATCCGCGCGCCCCGGTCCCGGCCCGCTCCGGTGAAGGCGGGGTGA
- a CDS encoding sensor histidine kinase, producing the protein MNLLRDTGRPAGFNMVFWTVFALTVAYRLLFLEDLATGVRFAAVMAVVAVLWLMLPWDSTASRRRKLIAPCYLAAATCIGMVSERTHGPLVLLGVASFVFLHGMRTGIMAVIVYLLGLLLSMLLLGTPWEWAVAESLFMVIFSTLVLGMAWATLDARRKGEETRLLLQRVRELTVAEERARMARDMHDSIGHQLTVVKMGLENAERFRERRPSQAWAEVRQAKEMTARALADARLWARALRPLDLDGHLGAAALDRLARSFDGTGVQVGFQVTGPERRLDPDTELTLYRVLQEALTNALRHARARHVRARLSFGDERVVLTITDDGEGADDITGFGLSSLAERVHGIGGRFSAGNAEGGGFTVRAEVPVSAS; encoded by the coding sequence GTGAACCTGTTACGCGACACCGGCCGCCCCGCGGGTTTCAACATGGTGTTCTGGACGGTGTTCGCGCTGACCGTCGCCTACCGCCTGCTGTTCCTCGAGGACCTCGCGACCGGCGTGCGGTTCGCCGCGGTGATGGCGGTCGTCGCCGTGCTGTGGCTGATGCTGCCCTGGGACTCCACGGCGAGCCGGCGGCGCAAGCTGATCGCCCCCTGTTACCTGGCGGCCGCCACCTGCATCGGCATGGTCTCCGAGAGGACCCACGGCCCGCTGGTGCTCCTCGGCGTGGCGAGCTTCGTCTTCCTGCACGGCATGCGTACGGGGATCATGGCGGTGATCGTCTACCTCCTGGGGCTCCTTCTCAGCATGCTGCTGCTGGGCACGCCGTGGGAGTGGGCCGTGGCCGAGTCCCTGTTCATGGTGATCTTCTCGACCCTCGTCCTCGGCATGGCCTGGGCCACCCTCGACGCGCGGCGCAAGGGCGAGGAGACGCGGCTGCTGCTGCAGCGGGTCAGGGAGCTGACCGTGGCCGAGGAGCGCGCCAGGATGGCCAGGGACATGCACGACTCCATCGGCCACCAGCTCACCGTGGTCAAGATGGGGCTGGAGAACGCCGAGCGGTTCCGCGAGCGGCGCCCGTCCCAGGCGTGGGCGGAGGTACGGCAGGCCAAGGAGATGACCGCGCGGGCGCTGGCCGACGCCCGGCTCTGGGCCCGCGCGCTGCGCCCCCTCGACCTCGACGGTCACCTCGGCGCCGCCGCCCTGGACCGGCTGGCCCGCTCCTTCGACGGCACGGGCGTCCAGGTCGGCTTCCAGGTGACCGGCCCGGAGCGCAGGCTCGACCCCGACACCGAGCTGACGCTCTACCGGGTGCTTCAGGAGGCGCTCACCAACGCGCTGCGGCACGCCCGCGCCCGGCACGTGCGCGCCCGGCTCTCCTTCGGCGACGAACGGGTGGTGCTGACGATCACCGATGACGGGGAGGGCGCGGACGACATCACGGGCTTCGGGCTGTCGTCGCTGGCCGAACGGGTGCACGGGATCGGCGGACGGTTCAGCGCGGGCAACGCGGAGGGCGGCGGGTTCACGGTGCGGGCGGAGGTGCCGGTGAGCGCGTCATGA
- a CDS encoding ABC transporter substrate-binding protein: MFKTRAVAVFAAAALALAACGGSGEPGEDSSGGKTLKLWHYETANSAMGVAWAEAIKEFEATHPGVKVEFEEKGFEQIQKTASMVLNSDEAPDILEYNKGNATAGLLSRQGLLTDMSQEVVKRGWDKLLSPSLQTTARYDERGVMGGGKWYGIPNYAEYVMVYYNKDAFEEHGITAPPTTLEEFTAILDTFVKAGITPISVGGAEYPAQQIFYQLALSKASREWIDAFQLYKGKVDFHGPEFTYAAQTFADWVKKGYIGKDSAGIRAEDMGLAFMSGKYPIMISGSWWYGRIADEVKDFEWGTFLWPGNTFSAGSSGNLWVIPENSENKELAYDFIDITMKKNIQNTLGNAGGVPVAADVSAITDEKNKELIENFTELSERDGLAFYPDWPAPGYYDVMVAGVQELINGSKQPHEVLDDLAQPYNENLAAVGG; encoded by the coding sequence ATGTTCAAAACACGCGCGGTCGCGGTGTTCGCCGCGGCCGCCCTGGCCCTCGCCGCCTGCGGCGGTTCGGGGGAGCCTGGCGAGGACTCATCCGGGGGCAAGACGCTGAAGCTGTGGCACTACGAGACGGCCAACAGCGCGATGGGCGTGGCCTGGGCAGAGGCCATCAAGGAGTTCGAGGCCACGCATCCTGGGGTGAAGGTCGAGTTCGAGGAGAAGGGCTTCGAACAGATCCAGAAGACGGCGAGCATGGTGCTCAACTCCGACGAGGCGCCCGACATCCTCGAATACAACAAGGGCAACGCCACGGCGGGGTTGCTCTCCCGGCAAGGCCTGCTCACCGACATGTCACAGGAGGTGGTCAAGCGGGGGTGGGACAAGCTGCTCAGCCCGTCCCTGCAGACCACGGCCCGCTATGACGAGCGGGGCGTCATGGGTGGCGGCAAGTGGTACGGCATCCCGAACTACGCCGAATACGTGATGGTCTACTACAACAAGGACGCGTTCGAAGAGCACGGGATCACCGCTCCGCCGACCACCCTGGAGGAGTTCACCGCCATCCTGGACACCTTCGTCAAGGCCGGGATCACGCCCATCTCCGTGGGCGGCGCGGAGTACCCCGCGCAGCAGATCTTCTACCAGCTCGCGCTGAGCAAGGCGAGCCGGGAATGGATCGACGCCTTCCAGCTCTACAAGGGCAAGGTCGACTTCCACGGGCCGGAGTTCACCTACGCGGCGCAGACCTTCGCCGACTGGGTGAAGAAGGGCTACATCGGCAAGGACTCCGCCGGGATCAGGGCCGAGGACATGGGTCTGGCCTTCATGAGCGGCAAGTACCCGATCATGATCTCGGGCAGCTGGTGGTACGGCCGGATCGCCGACGAGGTCAAGGACTTCGAGTGGGGCACGTTCCTGTGGCCGGGCAACACCTTCAGCGCGGGATCCAGCGGCAACCTGTGGGTCATCCCGGAGAACTCCGAGAACAAGGAGCTCGCCTACGACTTCATCGACATCACGATGAAGAAGAACATCCAGAACACGCTGGGCAACGCGGGCGGCGTTCCGGTGGCGGCCGACGTCTCGGCGATCACCGATGAGAAGAACAAGGAGCTCATCGAGAACTTCACCGAGCTCAGCGAGCGCGACGGCCTGGCGTTCTACCCCGACTGGCCCGCACCCGGCTACTACGACGTGATGGTCGCCGGCGTGCAGGAGCTGATCAACGGCAGCAAGCAGCCGCACGAGGTGCTGGACGACCTCGCCCAGCCGTACAACGAGAATCTGGCCGCCGTCGGCGGCTGA